In Streptomyces puniciscabiei, a single genomic region encodes these proteins:
- a CDS encoding phospho-sugar mutase → MHDDLMAKASAWLAEDPDPETRDELAKLIEAGDVTELSARFSGTLQFGTAGLRGELGAGPMRMNRSVVIRAAAGLAAYLKKNGQSDGLVVIGYDARHKSADFARDTAAVMTGAGLRAAVLPRPLPTPVLAYAIRHLGAVAGVEVTASHNPPRDNGYKVYLGDGSQIVPPADAGIAAEIDAIASLNDVPRPDAGWETLDDAVLDAYLARTDAVLAEGSPRTARTVYTAMHGVGKDVLLAAFARAGFPEPVLVAEQADPDPDFPTVAFPNPEEPGAMDLAFARARATDPDLVIANDPDADRCAVAVKDGADWRMLRGDEVGALLGAHLVRRGATGVFAESIVSSSLLGRIAEKAGLPYEETLTGFKWIARVDGLRYGYEEALGYCVDPEGVRDKDGITAALLVTELASQLKEEGRTLLDLLDDLAVDHGLHATDQLSVRVQDLSLIADAMRRLREQPPTELAGLAVVRAEDLTRGTQTLPPTDGLRYTLDGARVIVRPSGTEPKLKCYLEVVVPVADHAALPAARARATELLTAIKRDLSAAAGI, encoded by the coding sequence GTGCACGACGATCTCATGGCCAAGGCCAGCGCATGGCTCGCCGAGGACCCGGACCCGGAGACCCGGGACGAACTGGCCAAGCTGATCGAGGCCGGTGACGTCACGGAACTGTCGGCCCGTTTCAGCGGCACCCTCCAGTTCGGCACCGCGGGTCTCCGCGGCGAGCTGGGCGCCGGCCCGATGCGCATGAACCGCAGCGTCGTCATCAGGGCAGCCGCCGGCCTCGCCGCGTACCTGAAGAAGAACGGCCAGAGCGACGGACTCGTCGTCATCGGCTACGACGCCCGCCACAAGTCCGCCGACTTCGCCCGCGACACCGCCGCCGTGATGACCGGCGCCGGCCTGCGCGCCGCCGTACTCCCCCGCCCGCTGCCCACTCCGGTCCTGGCCTACGCCATCCGGCATCTCGGTGCGGTCGCGGGCGTCGAGGTCACCGCCAGCCACAACCCGCCCCGGGACAACGGCTACAAGGTCTACCTCGGCGACGGCTCCCAGATCGTGCCGCCCGCCGACGCGGGGATCGCCGCCGAGATCGACGCGATCGCCTCCCTGAACGACGTACCGCGACCGGACGCCGGCTGGGAGACCCTGGACGACGCGGTCCTGGACGCCTATCTGGCCCGTACGGACGCCGTGCTGGCCGAGGGCTCCCCGCGCACCGCCCGCACCGTCTACACGGCGATGCACGGCGTCGGCAAGGACGTCCTGCTGGCCGCCTTCGCCCGGGCCGGCTTCCCGGAGCCGGTGCTGGTCGCCGAGCAGGCCGACCCGGACCCGGACTTCCCTACGGTGGCCTTCCCGAACCCGGAGGAGCCGGGCGCGATGGACCTGGCCTTCGCCCGGGCCCGCGCCACGGACCCGGACCTGGTCATCGCCAACGACCCCGACGCCGACCGCTGCGCCGTGGCCGTCAAGGACGGCGCCGACTGGCGCATGCTGCGCGGTGACGAGGTGGGTGCCCTGCTCGGCGCCCACCTGGTCCGCCGGGGCGCGACCGGCGTGTTCGCCGAGTCGATCGTCTCCTCCTCCCTCCTCGGCCGGATCGCCGAGAAGGCGGGGCTGCCGTACGAGGAGACGCTGACCGGCTTCAAGTGGATCGCCCGCGTGGACGGCCTGCGCTACGGCTACGAGGAGGCCCTCGGCTACTGCGTGGACCCCGAGGGCGTGCGTGACAAGGACGGCATCACGGCGGCCCTGCTCGTCACCGAGCTGGCCTCGCAGCTCAAGGAGGAGGGCCGTACCCTCCTGGACCTCCTCGACGACCTCGCCGTCGACCACGGCCTGCACGCCACCGACCAGCTCTCCGTCCGCGTCCAGGACCTCTCCCTCATCGCGGACGCGATGCGCCGCCTGCGCGAGCAGCCGCCGACCGAGCTGGCGGGCCTGGCCGTCGTCCGGGCCGAGGACCTCACCCGGGGCACGCAGACGCTGCCGCCCACGGACGGCCTGCGCTACACCCTCGACGGCGCCCGCGTGATCGTCCGCCCGAGCGGCACGGAGCCGAAGCTGAAGTGCTACCTGGAGGTCGTCGTGCCGGTCGCGGACCACGCGGCGCTTCCGGCCGCCCGTGCCCGCGCGACGGAACTCCTCACCGCGATCAAGCGGGACCTGTCGGCGGCCGCCGGCATCTGA
- the deoC gene encoding deoxyribose-phosphate aldolase, whose protein sequence is MPTTAPTAHALADVTASDSTLRRFLHGLPGVDAVGLEARAASLGTRSIKTTAKAYAIDLAISMVDLTTLEGADTPGKVRALGAKAVHPDPTDRTAPTTAAVCVYPDMVAVAKEAVAGSGVKVASVATAFPAGRAALDVKLADVRDAVAAGADEIDMVIDRGAFLAGKYLKVYDEIVAVKDACGDSARLKVIFETGELSTYDNIRRASWLGMLAGADFIKTSTGKVAVNATPANTLLMLEAVRDFRAQTGVQVGVKPAGGIRTSKDAVKFLVLVNETAGEDWLDNHWFRFGASSLLNDLLMQRQKLATGRYSGPDYVTVD, encoded by the coding sequence ATGCCCACCACTGCACCCACAGCACACGCTCTCGCTGACGTCACCGCGTCCGACAGCACGCTGCGCCGCTTCCTGCACGGGCTGCCCGGCGTCGACGCGGTCGGCCTGGAGGCGCGCGCCGCGTCTCTCGGCACCCGTTCCATCAAGACCACCGCGAAGGCGTACGCCATCGACCTCGCCATCTCGATGGTCGACCTGACGACGCTGGAAGGCGCGGACACCCCGGGCAAGGTCCGGGCGCTCGGCGCCAAGGCGGTCCACCCCGACCCCACCGACCGTACGGCCCCGACGACGGCCGCGGTCTGCGTCTACCCGGACATGGTGGCCGTCGCCAAGGAGGCCGTCGCCGGTTCCGGCGTCAAGGTCGCCTCGGTCGCCACCGCGTTCCCGGCCGGCCGTGCCGCCCTCGACGTGAAGCTGGCCGACGTGCGGGACGCCGTCGCCGCGGGCGCCGACGAGATCGACATGGTCATCGACCGTGGCGCGTTCCTCGCCGGCAAGTACCTGAAGGTGTACGACGAGATCGTGGCCGTGAAGGACGCCTGCGGCGACAGCGCCCGGCTGAAGGTCATCTTCGAGACCGGCGAGCTGTCGACCTACGACAACATCCGCCGCGCCTCCTGGCTCGGCATGCTGGCCGGCGCCGACTTCATCAAGACCTCGACCGGCAAGGTGGCGGTGAACGCGACCCCCGCCAACACCCTGCTCATGCTGGAGGCCGTACGGGACTTCCGCGCCCAGACCGGCGTCCAGGTCGGCGTGAAGCCGGCCGGCGGCATCCGCACCTCCAAGGACGCCGTCAAGTTCCTGGTCCTGGTCAACGAGACCGCGGGCGAGGACTGGCTGGACAACCACTGGTTCCGCTTCGGCGCCTCCTCGCTGCTGAACGACCTGCTGATGCAGCGTCAGAAGCTGGCCACCGGCCGCTACTCCGGCCCCGACTACGTGACGGTGGACTGA
- a CDS encoding aldehyde dehydrogenase family protein, whose product MSDRLSVFKTYKLYVGGKFPRSESGRVYEVTDAKGNWLANAPQSSRKDARDAVVAARKAFGGWSGATAYNRGQVLYRVAEMLEGRRDQFVREVADAEGLSKSKAAAVVDATIDRWVWYAGWTDKIAQVIGGANPVAGPFFNLSSPEPTGVVAVVAPQESSFLGLVSVLAPVIATGNTAVVIASEKSPLPALSLAEVLATSDVPGGVVNILSGRTAELAAPLAAHQDVNAIDLAGADEELAKELEVAAADNLKRVLRPQPVDYSETPGIDRLTAFLETKTVWHPTGSLGASGSSY is encoded by the coding sequence ATGTCTGACCGACTTTCTGTCTTCAAGACCTACAAGCTGTACGTCGGCGGGAAGTTCCCGCGTTCCGAGAGCGGCCGGGTGTACGAGGTGACCGACGCAAAGGGCAACTGGCTGGCCAACGCACCGCAGTCGAGCCGTAAGGACGCCCGGGACGCGGTGGTCGCCGCGCGCAAGGCGTTCGGCGGCTGGTCCGGTGCCACGGCGTACAACCGCGGCCAGGTCCTCTACCGCGTCGCGGAGATGCTGGAGGGCCGCAGGGACCAGTTCGTCCGGGAAGTGGCCGACGCCGAGGGCCTGTCGAAGTCGAAGGCCGCGGCGGTCGTGGACGCCACGATCGACCGCTGGGTCTGGTACGCCGGCTGGACCGACAAGATCGCCCAGGTGATCGGCGGCGCGAACCCGGTCGCGGGCCCGTTCTTCAACCTGTCCTCGCCGGAGCCGACGGGTGTGGTGGCCGTCGTGGCCCCGCAGGAGTCGTCCTTCCTGGGCCTGGTCTCGGTGCTCGCGCCCGTCATCGCCACCGGCAACACGGCGGTCGTCATCGCGAGCGAGAAGTCCCCGCTCCCGGCCCTCTCCCTGGCCGAGGTGCTGGCCACCTCCGACGTGCCGGGCGGTGTGGTGAACATCCTCTCCGGCCGTACGGCGGAGCTCGCGGCACCGCTGGCCGCGCACCAGGACGTCAACGCGATCGACCTCGCGGGCGCCGACGAGGAGTTGGCCAAGGAGCTGGAGGTCGCGGCGGCCGACAACCTGAAGCGCGTCCTGCGTCCACAGCCTGTGGATTACTCCGAGACGCCCGGCATCGACCGTCTGACGGCGTTCCTGGAGACCAAGACGGTGTGGCACCCGACGGGCTCCCTGGGCGCATCCGGCTCCTCCTACTGA
- a CDS encoding aldehyde dehydrogenase family protein, which yields MAFEYAPAPESRGNVDIAPSYGLFIDGEFTEAADGKVFKTVSPSTEEVLSEVAQAGEADVDRAVKAARRAFEKWSALPGSERAKYLFRIARIIQERSRELAVLETLDNGKPIKETRDADLPLVAAHFFYYAGWADKLDHAGFGANPKPLGVAGQVIPWNFPLLMLAWKIAPALATGNTVVLKPAETTPLSALFFADICRQAGLPKGVVNILPGYGDAGAALVAHPDVNKVAFTGSTAVGKEIARTVAGTRKKLTLELGGKGANIVFDDAPIDQAVEGIVTGIFFNQGQVCCAGSRLLVQESIQDELLDSLKRRLTTLRLGDPLDKNTDIGAINSAEQLARITALAERGEAEGAERWSPACELPSSGYWFAPTLFTNVTQAHTIARDEIFGPVLSVLTFRTPDEAVAKANNTQYGLSAGIWTEKGSRILAVANKLRAGVIWSNTFNKFDPTSPFGGYKESGFGREGGRHGLEAYLDV from the coding sequence ATGGCTTTTGAGTACGCACCCGCGCCCGAGTCCCGCGGAAACGTCGACATCGCTCCCTCGTACGGCCTGTTCATCGACGGGGAGTTCACGGAGGCGGCCGACGGCAAGGTCTTCAAGACGGTGTCGCCCAGCACCGAAGAAGTGCTGTCCGAGGTCGCGCAGGCCGGCGAGGCGGACGTCGACCGCGCGGTGAAGGCCGCCCGCAGGGCCTTCGAGAAGTGGTCGGCGCTGCCGGGCTCCGAGCGCGCCAAGTACCTGTTCCGCATCGCCCGGATCATCCAGGAGCGCAGCCGCGAGCTGGCCGTCCTGGAGACGCTGGACAACGGCAAGCCGATCAAGGAGACGAGGGACGCCGACCTCCCGCTGGTGGCGGCGCACTTCTTCTACTACGCGGGCTGGGCCGACAAGCTCGACCACGCCGGTTTCGGCGCGAACCCGAAGCCGCTGGGCGTGGCCGGCCAGGTCATCCCCTGGAACTTCCCCCTCCTCATGCTGGCGTGGAAGATCGCCCCGGCGCTGGCGACCGGCAACACGGTCGTGCTGAAGCCGGCGGAGACCACCCCGCTGAGCGCGCTGTTCTTCGCGGACATCTGCCGCCAGGCGGGCCTGCCCAAGGGTGTCGTGAACATCCTCCCGGGCTACGGCGACGCGGGCGCCGCGCTGGTCGCGCACCCGGACGTGAACAAGGTCGCCTTCACGGGCTCCACGGCCGTCGGCAAGGAGATCGCGCGCACGGTCGCGGGCACGCGGAAGAAGCTCACCCTGGAACTGGGCGGCAAGGGCGCCAACATCGTCTTCGACGACGCCCCGATCGACCAGGCCGTCGAGGGCATCGTGACCGGCATCTTCTTCAACCAGGGCCAGGTCTGCTGCGCGGGCAGCCGGCTGCTGGTCCAGGAGTCGATCCAGGACGAGCTGCTCGACTCCCTCAAGCGCCGCCTCACCACGCTCCGCCTCGGCGACCCGCTGGACAAGAACACCGACATCGGCGCGATCAACTCCGCCGAGCAGCTGGCCCGGATCACCGCGCTGGCCGAGCGGGGCGAGGCGGAGGGCGCCGAGCGCTGGTCCCCGGCCTGTGAACTCCCCTCCTCCGGCTACTGGTTCGCCCCGACGCTGTTCACGAACGTCACCCAGGCGCACACCATCGCCCGCGACGAGATCTTCGGCCCGGTGCTGTCGGTCCTCACCTTCCGCACCCCGGACGAGGCGGTCGCCAAGGCGAACAACACGCAGTACGGCCTGTCGGCGGGCATCTGGACCGAGAAGGGCTCGCGGATCCTGGCGGTCGCGAACAAGCTCCGCGCGGGCGTGATCTGGTCCAACACGTTCAACAAGTTCGACCCGACCTCGCCGTTCGGCGGCTACAAGGAGTCGGGCTTCGGCCGCGAGGGCGGCCGCCACGGCCTGGAGGCGTACCTCGATGTCTGA
- a CDS encoding SigE family RNA polymerase sigma factor, translated as MNTLHSISTSAVVTRLHDVNRGSEKSGAVSGRGCARGTGRQHAAYMTVVDAHTGDTHGGSAYREDSGEQRRSLTEAEFTAYVQERRASLYATAYHLTGDRFEAEDLLQSALFSTYKAWDRISDKAAVGGYLRRTMTNLHISAWRRRKLNEYPTEELPETPSDTDAMRGTELRAVLWQALARLPELQRTMLVLRYYEGRTDPEIAEILGISVGTVKSSIWRSLRRLREDEVLSFGRDEENAFGELVA; from the coding sequence ATGAACACGCTGCACAGCATCAGCACCAGCGCCGTAGTCACGCGTCTGCACGATGTGAACCGGGGGTCCGAGAAGTCCGGTGCCGTGAGCGGGCGGGGGTGCGCTCGCGGCACCGGGCGCCAGCACGCGGCCTACATGACGGTGGTCGACGCGCACACGGGGGACACGCACGGGGGATCCGCGTACAGGGAGGACTCGGGGGAGCAGCGCCGCTCCCTGACGGAGGCGGAGTTCACCGCCTACGTCCAGGAGCGCCGCGCCTCCCTGTACGCCACCGCCTACCACCTCACCGGCGACCGCTTCGAGGCCGAGGACCTGCTGCAGAGCGCGCTGTTCTCGACGTACAAGGCCTGGGACCGGATCAGCGACAAGGCCGCGGTCGGCGGTTACCTCCGCCGTACCATGACCAACCTGCACATCAGCGCCTGGCGGCGCCGCAAGCTCAACGAGTACCCGACCGAGGAACTGCCGGAGACGCCCTCCGACACGGACGCGATGCGCGGCACCGAGCTGCGCGCGGTCCTGTGGCAGGCGCTGGCCCGGCTGCCCGAGCTCCAGCGCACCATGCTGGTCCTGCGCTACTACGAGGGCCGTACGGACCCGGAGATCGCGGAGATCCTCGGCATCAGTGTCGGCACGGTGAAGTCCAGCATCTGGCGCTCGCTGCGCCGGCTGCGCGAGGACGAGGTCCTCAGCTTCGGCCGTGACGAGGAGAACGCCTTCGGCGAGCTGGTCGCCTGA
- a CDS encoding PH domain-containing protein: MTTPDHQSPASQPPGPAVKDRIYRSPMALVGGVLLLAVVGWLGFDALFRGHGRTPWLALAAMILIVPLVIAFTLRPAVFAGEDRLRVRNPFRVISLPWGEIASLRSGYSNEVVVKSGGKYQLWSIPVSLRARKKAEMRKARAAGQPGRGGAPARRGLGFGFGGTGGFGGAGAADVAAGPTRAEADQAMDDLRDLLDRRGEAESARGEVTVRWAYEVIAPTLAGAVLLLILLAAG; this comes from the coding sequence ATGACCACCCCCGACCACCAGTCTCCCGCGTCACAGCCCCCGGGCCCCGCCGTCAAGGACCGGATCTACCGCTCGCCCATGGCGCTCGTGGGCGGCGTGCTGCTGCTCGCCGTCGTCGGCTGGCTCGGCTTCGACGCGCTGTTCCGGGGCCATGGCCGCACGCCGTGGCTGGCGCTCGCCGCGATGATCCTGATCGTGCCGCTGGTGATCGCCTTCACGCTCCGCCCGGCGGTCTTCGCGGGCGAGGACCGGCTGCGGGTGCGCAACCCGTTCCGGGTGATCAGCCTGCCCTGGGGAGAGATCGCCTCGCTGCGCTCCGGCTACTCCAACGAGGTCGTCGTGAAGTCCGGCGGCAAATACCAGCTGTGGTCGATCCCGGTATCGCTGCGGGCCCGCAAGAAGGCGGAGATGCGCAAGGCGCGGGCCGCGGGTCAGCCGGGCCGCGGCGGGGCGCCGGCGCGCCGCGGCCTCGGCTTCGGTTTCGGCGGCACGGGCGGCTTCGGCGGCGCCGGCGCCGCGGACGTCGCGGCCGGACCGACCCGCGCGGAGGCCGACCAGGCCATGGACGACCTGCGGGACCTGCTGGACCGGCGTGGCGAGGCGGAGTCGGCGCGGGGGGAGGTCACCGTGCGCTGGGCGTACGAGGTGATCGCGCCCACGCTGGCGGGTGCGGTGCTGCTGCTGATCCTGCTCGCCGCGGGGTGA
- a CDS encoding uridine kinase family protein, translating to MSIHPPSPARVVLLCGPSGSGKSLVAARSGLPVLRLDDFYKEGDDPTLPLVEGSSDIDWDHPESWDADVAVEAIARLCATGSTPVPVYDIALSARTGEETLRIGRTPLFIAEGIFAAEIVERCRERGLLADALCLSRGPVTTFRRRFLRDLKEGRKSVPFLLRRGWRLMRAERSIVARQVSLGAHPCDRDEALGRLAAAAAGRQARRQTVA from the coding sequence GTGAGCATTCATCCCCCGTCCCCCGCCCGCGTCGTGCTGCTGTGCGGCCCCTCGGGTTCGGGCAAGTCCCTCGTCGCCGCCCGTTCCGGGCTCCCCGTCCTGCGCCTGGACGACTTCTACAAGGAGGGCGACGACCCGACTCTGCCCTTGGTGGAGGGGAGTTCGGACATCGACTGGGACCATCCGGAGTCGTGGGACGCGGATGTCGCCGTCGAGGCCATCGCCCGGCTGTGTGCCACCGGCTCGACGCCGGTTCCGGTGTACGACATCGCGCTGAGCGCCCGCACCGGCGAGGAGACACTCCGCATCGGCCGTACCCCGCTGTTCATCGCGGAGGGCATCTTCGCCGCGGAGATCGTCGAGCGCTGCCGGGAACGGGGCCTGCTCGCGGACGCGCTGTGCCTGAGCCGCGGGCCGGTCACCACGTTCCGCCGGCGGTTCCTGCGGGATCTGAAGGAGGGCCGCAAGTCGGTGCCGTTCCTGCTGCGCCGCGGCTGGCGGCTCATGCGCGCGGAACGCTCGATCGTCGCCCGCCAGGTGTCGCTGGGTGCGCATCCCTGCGACCGCGACGAGGCGCTGGGGCGGCTCGCGGCAGCGGCGGCGGGGCGGCAGGCGCGTCGGCAGACGGTGGCGTAA